Proteins encoded together in one Falco biarmicus isolate bFalBia1 chromosome 4, bFalBia1.pri, whole genome shotgun sequence window:
- the CNBP gene encoding CCHC-type zinc finger nucleic acid binding protein isoform X3, whose translation MSSNECFKCGRTGHWARECPTGIGRGRGMRSRGRGFQFMSSSLPDICYRCGESGHLAKDCDLQEDEACYNCGRGGHIAKDCKEPKREREQCCYNCGKPGHLARDCDHADEQKCYSCGEFGHIQKDCTKVKCYRCGETGHVAINCSKTSEVNCYRCGESGHLARECTIEATA comes from the exons ATGAGCAGCAACGAGTGCTTCAAGTGTGGACGTACTGGCCACTGGGCTCGGGAGTGCCCTACTGGAATTGGCCGTGGTCGTGGGATGAGAAGCCGTGGCAGAG GCTTCCAGTTCATGTCTTCATCTCTCCCGGACATTTGTTACCGCTGTGGTGAGTCTGGCCACCTTGCCAAGGACTGTGATCTTCAGGAGGATG AAGCCTGCTATAACTGCGGTAGAGGTGGCCATATTGCGAAGGACTGCAAGGAGCCcaagagggagagagagcagTGCTGCTACAACTGTGGCAAACCTGGCCACCTGGCTCGTGACTGTGACCATGCAGATGAGCAGAAGTGCTATTCTTGTGGAGAGTTTGGACACATTCAAAAAGACTGCACCAAAGTGAAATGCTATAG GTGTGGTGAAACTGGCCATGTAGCCATCAACTGCAGCAAGACCAGTGAAGTCAACTGCTATCGCTGCGGCGAGTCAGGGCACCTTGCACGAGAATGCACAATTGAAGCTACAGcctaa
- the CNBP gene encoding CCHC-type zinc finger nucleic acid binding protein isoform X4: MSSNECFKCGRTGHWARECPTGIGRGRGMRSRGRGFQFMSSSLPDICYRCGESGHLAKDCDLQEDACYNCGRGGHIAKDCKEPKREREQCCYNCGKPGHLARDCDHADEQKCYSCGEFGHIQKDCTKVKCYRCGETGHVAINCSKTSEVNCYRCGESGHLARECTIEATA; the protein is encoded by the exons ATGAGCAGCAACGAGTGCTTCAAGTGTGGACGTACTGGCCACTGGGCTCGGGAGTGCCCTACTGGAATTGGCCGTGGTCGTGGGATGAGAAGCCGTGGCAGAG GCTTCCAGTTCATGTCTTCATCTCTCCCGGACATTTGTTACCGCTGTGGTGAGTCTGGCCACCTTGCCAAGGACTGTGATCTTCAGGAGGATG CCTGCTATAACTGCGGTAGAGGTGGCCATATTGCGAAGGACTGCAAGGAGCCcaagagggagagagagcagTGCTGCTACAACTGTGGCAAACCTGGCCACCTGGCTCGTGACTGTGACCATGCAGATGAGCAGAAGTGCTATTCTTGTGGAGAGTTTGGACACATTCAAAAAGACTGCACCAAAGTGAAATGCTATAG GTGTGGTGAAACTGGCCATGTAGCCATCAACTGCAGCAAGACCAGTGAAGTCAACTGCTATCGCTGCGGCGAGTCAGGGCACCTTGCACGAGAATGCACAATTGAAGCTACAGcctaa
- the CNBP gene encoding CCHC-type zinc finger nucleic acid binding protein isoform X1, which yields MSSNECFKCGRTGHWARECPTGIGRGRGMRSRGRAGFQFMSSSLPDICYRCGESGHLAKDCDLQEDEACYNCGRGGHIAKDCKEPKREREQCCYNCGKPGHLARDCDHADEQKCYSCGEFGHIQKDCTKVKCYRCGETGHVAINCSKTSEVNCYRCGESGHLARECTIEATA from the exons ATGAGCAGCAACGAGTGCTTCAAGTGTGGACGTACTGGCCACTGGGCTCGGGAGTGCCCTACTGGAATTGGCCGTGGTCGTGGGATGAGAAGCCGTGGCAGAG CAGGCTTCCAGTTCATGTCTTCATCTCTCCCGGACATTTGTTACCGCTGTGGTGAGTCTGGCCACCTTGCCAAGGACTGTGATCTTCAGGAGGATG AAGCCTGCTATAACTGCGGTAGAGGTGGCCATATTGCGAAGGACTGCAAGGAGCCcaagagggagagagagcagTGCTGCTACAACTGTGGCAAACCTGGCCACCTGGCTCGTGACTGTGACCATGCAGATGAGCAGAAGTGCTATTCTTGTGGAGAGTTTGGACACATTCAAAAAGACTGCACCAAAGTGAAATGCTATAG GTGTGGTGAAACTGGCCATGTAGCCATCAACTGCAGCAAGACCAGTGAAGTCAACTGCTATCGCTGCGGCGAGTCAGGGCACCTTGCACGAGAATGCACAATTGAAGCTACAGcctaa
- the CNBP gene encoding CCHC-type zinc finger nucleic acid binding protein isoform X2 → MSSNECFKCGRTGHWARECPTGIGRGRGMRSRGRAGFQFMSSSLPDICYRCGESGHLAKDCDLQEDACYNCGRGGHIAKDCKEPKREREQCCYNCGKPGHLARDCDHADEQKCYSCGEFGHIQKDCTKVKCYRCGETGHVAINCSKTSEVNCYRCGESGHLARECTIEATA, encoded by the exons ATGAGCAGCAACGAGTGCTTCAAGTGTGGACGTACTGGCCACTGGGCTCGGGAGTGCCCTACTGGAATTGGCCGTGGTCGTGGGATGAGAAGCCGTGGCAGAG CAGGCTTCCAGTTCATGTCTTCATCTCTCCCGGACATTTGTTACCGCTGTGGTGAGTCTGGCCACCTTGCCAAGGACTGTGATCTTCAGGAGGATG CCTGCTATAACTGCGGTAGAGGTGGCCATATTGCGAAGGACTGCAAGGAGCCcaagagggagagagagcagTGCTGCTACAACTGTGGCAAACCTGGCCACCTGGCTCGTGACTGTGACCATGCAGATGAGCAGAAGTGCTATTCTTGTGGAGAGTTTGGACACATTCAAAAAGACTGCACCAAAGTGAAATGCTATAG GTGTGGTGAAACTGGCCATGTAGCCATCAACTGCAGCAAGACCAGTGAAGTCAACTGCTATCGCTGCGGCGAGTCAGGGCACCTTGCACGAGAATGCACAATTGAAGCTACAGcctaa